One genomic window of Sphingomonas ginsengisoli An et al. 2013 includes the following:
- a CDS encoding prolyl oligopeptidase family serine peptidase has protein sequence MRTPILAALLAASSLGTPAAAQSAAVAAKPAALTASGLPAVPAELAARTRPYMETRSATFAGWDNRTHAMLIRTRFGNTPQLHRVAAPLMDREQITFEGEPVSGAIAPTGDVIAIQKDNGGDEFFQAYRLDRGRLVLLSDGKSRNELNRWSMDGRLLGYSSTRRNGTDSDLYVVDPRNPASGRMVAQVQGGGWAIQDFAPGNRTAAVLNTKSVTNADPYLLDLASGKLSPIGDVSREVAYSDLTYAPDGRLYALSDEGSDVARLGRLDPATGRFTPLAGGGRWDIENFDLSKDGRTAAYLTNEAGISRLYLLDLATGRSRRVVKLPVGVAGGVRWSAWGELGFTLSSAKGPADAWSYNPRTDKLTRWTRSETGGLDFSGNRDPELVEVASFDGERVSGFLYRPDPAKFPGRRPVIVDIHGGPEGQERPGFMGRDNYLINELGIAIFLPNVRGSTGYGKRFVSLDNGPFKREDSVKDIGAFLTRLKADPAIDPQRMAVTGGSYGGYMCYASAIRYADTFKGALCNVAISNFVTFLQNTQSYRRDLRRVEYGDERVPAQRAKLEEISPLRRIGEIRSPMFVVAGANDPRVPKSEADQIVAGLRKRGVETWYLVGENEGHGFGKKENQDYLFWTTLMFWQKELLGR, from the coding sequence ATGCGCACTCCCATCCTCGCGGCGCTGCTTGCCGCCTCCTCGCTCGGCACGCCCGCTGCCGCCCAGTCCGCCGCGGTCGCGGCCAAGCCGGCGGCGCTCACCGCGAGCGGCCTTCCCGCCGTCCCCGCCGAGTTGGCGGCGCGGACCCGGCCGTACATGGAAACGCGGAGCGCCACCTTCGCCGGCTGGGACAATCGCACCCATGCGATGCTCATCCGCACCCGCTTCGGCAACACGCCCCAGCTTCACCGCGTCGCCGCGCCGCTGATGGATCGCGAGCAAATCACGTTCGAGGGCGAGCCGGTCAGCGGGGCCATCGCGCCAACCGGCGACGTGATCGCCATCCAGAAGGACAATGGCGGTGACGAATTCTTCCAGGCCTATCGCCTCGACCGCGGCCGGCTCGTCCTGCTGAGCGACGGCAAGAGCCGCAACGAACTCAATCGCTGGAGCATGGACGGGCGGCTGCTCGGCTACAGCTCGACCCGCCGCAATGGCACCGACAGCGATCTCTATGTGGTCGACCCGCGCAATCCTGCCAGCGGGCGTATGGTCGCTCAGGTCCAGGGTGGCGGCTGGGCGATCCAGGACTTCGCTCCGGGCAACCGCACCGCCGCGGTCCTCAACACCAAGTCCGTCACCAATGCTGATCCTTATCTGCTCGACCTCGCCAGCGGGAAGCTGAGCCCGATCGGCGATGTGTCGCGCGAGGTCGCTTACAGCGACCTCACCTACGCCCCCGACGGCCGGCTCTACGCCCTGTCCGACGAGGGCTCGGACGTCGCCCGGCTCGGCCGGCTCGATCCGGCGACCGGTCGATTCACGCCGCTGGCCGGCGGCGGCCGCTGGGACATTGAGAATTTCGACCTGAGCAAGGACGGCCGCACCGCCGCTTACCTGACCAACGAGGCTGGCATCAGCCGGCTCTACCTGCTCGACCTCGCCACCGGGCGCAGCCGCCGCGTCGTCAAGCTGCCCGTCGGCGTCGCCGGCGGCGTGCGCTGGTCGGCGTGGGGCGAGCTCGGCTTCACCCTCAGTTCGGCCAAGGGGCCCGCCGACGCCTGGTCCTACAATCCGCGCACCGACAAGCTGACCCGCTGGACCCGCAGCGAGACGGGCGGGCTCGACTTCTCGGGCAATCGCGACCCCGAGCTGGTCGAGGTCGCCAGCTTCGATGGCGAGCGCGTGTCGGGCTTCCTCTATCGCCCCGACCCGGCCAAATTCCCCGGCCGTCGCCCGGTCATCGTCGACATCCACGGCGGGCCGGAGGGGCAGGAGCGACCCGGCTTCATGGGCCGCGACAACTATCTCATCAACGAACTCGGCATCGCCATCTTCCTGCCCAACGTCCGCGGCTCGACCGGCTACGGCAAGCGCTTCGTCAGCCTCGACAACGGCCCCTTCAAGCGCGAGGACAGCGTCAAGGACATCGGCGCCTTCCTGACCCGTCTCAAGGCCGATCCGGCGATCGATCCGCAGCGGATGGCGGTCACTGGCGGGTCCTACGGCGGCTACATGTGCTACGCCTCGGCGATCCGCTACGCCGACACGTTCAAGGGCGCGCTGTGCAACGTCGCCATCTCGAACTTCGTCACCTTCCTCCAGAACACGCAAAGCTATCGCCGTGACCTGCGCCGCGTCGAATATGGCGACGAGCGAGTGCCGGCCCAGCGCGCCAAGCTCGAGGAGATCAGCCCGCTCCGCCGGATCGGCGAGATCCGCTCGCCGATGTTCGTCGTCGCCGGCGCCAACGATCCGCGTGTGCCCAAGTCCGAGGCCGACCAGATCGTCGCGGGCCTTCGCAAGCGCGGCGTCGAGACCTGGTATCTCGTCGGCGAGAACGAGGGCCACGGCTTCGGCAAGAAGGAGAACCAGGACTATCTGTTCTGGACGACCCTCATGTTCTGGCAAAAGGAATTGCTGGGCCGCTGA
- a CDS encoding dipeptidase, which yields MRTLLALAAAALAATPAVAQPIAPAVAKRIDRILRQTPLIDGHNDLPEQLRENYKLDVSGLASGTDTRAHPLMTDMARLRAGRVGGVFWSVYIDGSITGNQAIHDTIEQIDTVHRLVAAYPNDLAFARTADDVVRIHRQGKIASLIGIEGGRQIGGSLAALRLFYDAGARYMTLTHNQTTEWADSATDEPRWHGLSPFGLQVIGEMNRLGMLVDLSHVSAETMKAAIAASKAPVIFSHSSARALNTHPRNVTDDVLRLLPANGGVVMVNWVPPFINQRVLEWQADEEAATARLKQLNKGNQAAVDAGVKAWESAHPRPATTVAIIADHIDHVARVAGHDHVGIGADLDGIPYTPDGMTGVDAYPLLFAELIRRGWSDTDLAKLAGGNVLRALRGAEETARRLKDQPPAMATLEAAPTAP from the coding sequence ATGCGCACCCTCCTCGCCCTCGCCGCTGCGGCGCTCGCCGCCACGCCCGCCGTCGCCCAGCCGATCGCGCCCGCGGTCGCCAAGCGGATCGACCGCATCCTCCGCCAGACCCCGCTGATCGACGGGCACAACGACCTGCCCGAGCAATTGCGGGAGAATTACAAGCTTGATGTGAGCGGGCTCGCCAGCGGCACCGACACCCGCGCCCACCCGCTGATGACCGACATGGCGCGGCTTCGCGCCGGGAGGGTCGGGGGCGTCTTCTGGTCGGTCTATATCGACGGGTCGATCACGGGCAATCAAGCGATCCACGACACGATCGAGCAGATCGACACCGTCCATCGGCTGGTCGCGGCCTATCCCAACGACCTCGCATTCGCGCGCACCGCCGACGACGTCGTCCGCATCCATCGCCAGGGTAAGATCGCCTCGCTGATCGGGATCGAGGGCGGACGCCAGATCGGCGGCAGCCTCGCCGCGCTCAGGCTCTTCTACGACGCCGGCGCGCGCTACATGACGCTGACCCACAACCAGACCACCGAATGGGCCGACAGCGCCACCGACGAGCCCAGGTGGCACGGCCTCTCACCCTTCGGTCTCCAAGTCATCGGCGAGATGAACCGCCTCGGCATGCTGGTCGATCTGAGCCACGTCTCGGCCGAGACGATGAAGGCGGCGATTGCTGCGTCGAAGGCGCCGGTGATCTTCTCCCACTCGTCGGCGCGCGCGCTCAACACTCACCCGCGCAATGTCACCGACGATGTGCTTCGGCTGTTGCCTGCCAACGGCGGGGTGGTGATGGTCAACTGGGTGCCGCCCTTCATCAACCAGCGCGTGCTCGAGTGGCAGGCCGACGAGGAGGCCGCGACCGCGCGGCTAAAACAACTGAACAAGGGAAATCAGGCGGCGGTCGACGCGGGCGTCAAGGCGTGGGAATCCGCCCATCCGCGCCCGGCGACGACGGTCGCCATCATCGCCGACCACATCGACCATGTCGCCCGCGTCGCCGGGCACGATCATGTCGGGATCGGCGCCGACCTCGACGGCATTCCCTACACGCCCGACGGCATGACCGGGGTCGACGCCTATCCGCTGCTGTTCGCCGAACTGATCCGCCGCGGGTGGAGCGACACCGACCTCGCCAAGCTCGCCGGCGGGAACGTGCTCCGCGCGCTGCGCGGAGCCGAAGAAACTGCGCGCCGGCTCAAGGATCAGCCACCGGCAATGGCGACGCTTGAGGCCGCGCCCACCGCCCCCTAA
- the pabB gene encoding aminodeoxychorismate synthase component I, producing the protein MTEPFLLFDDARAGAPPARLYRAPTRIIVAHRLTEVADALGELQTAVRGGAHAAGFLAYEAGIALDPALAPAARQGDGPLLWFGLFDDYETVDAADFLPDPAGARASAPVPRLARADYLATAADVRDHLFAGDFYQANLTFGCDVRFAGDPLALYARLRQASGAGWGGVVRHDDGWLLSCSPEQFFTLRDGMIEARPMKGTAPLSAPPAALTDDPKNRAENLMIVDLIRNDLARVAEPGSVAVPELFAVETYPTLRQMVSRVTARLRPGLDAVDVIRTIFPCGSVTGAPKVAAMLALRRLEPEPRGAYTGSMGWIDPNGNASFNVLIRTLATREGEEAARIGLGSGLVVDSQASDEWAECLAKGAFVTAQQPTVDLIETMRFDPREGVLELDRHLDRLGASARALGFSYDRHAARNELQAATFSRKLPGVARLLLSPTGTMAVELRNLPPAARPPVTVALRPLPVPASDFRLSHKTTDRSFYDRAQAEGGAFETLFVDPDGKLTEGSFTNLFVERDGQLLTPPASRGLMPGVLRAKLLDEGRAVEADLTPDDLAGGFHIGNMVRGLIAARLA; encoded by the coding sequence GTGACCGAGCCCTTCCTGCTGTTCGACGATGCCCGCGCCGGGGCGCCCCCCGCCCGGCTCTACCGCGCGCCAACGCGGATCATCGTCGCCCACCGACTGACGGAGGTCGCCGACGCGCTGGGCGAGTTGCAGACAGCGGTGCGCGGCGGCGCGCATGCGGCGGGTTTTCTGGCTTACGAGGCTGGGATCGCGCTCGACCCCGCGCTCGCGCCGGCCGCGCGGCAGGGAGACGGGCCGCTGCTATGGTTCGGGCTGTTCGACGATTATGAAACGGTCGACGCCGCCGACTTCCTGCCCGACCCAGCCGGCGCGAGGGCGAGCGCGCCGGTCCCGCGCCTGGCCCGCGCCGATTATCTCGCGACCGCTGCAGACGTCCGCGACCACCTGTTCGCCGGCGATTTCTATCAGGCCAATTTGACCTTCGGCTGCGATGTTCGCTTCGCCGGCGATCCGCTCGCACTCTACGCCCGGCTGCGACAGGCGAGCGGGGCCGGCTGGGGCGGCGTGGTCCGCCACGACGACGGCTGGTTGCTGTCGTGCAGCCCCGAGCAATTCTTCACGCTACGCGATGGGATGATTGAGGCCCGCCCGATGAAGGGTACCGCGCCGCTTTCCGCCCCGCCCGCGGCGCTGACCGACGATCCCAAGAATCGCGCCGAAAATCTGATGATCGTCGACCTCATCCGCAACGACCTTGCCCGGGTCGCCGAGCCGGGCAGCGTCGCGGTGCCCGAGTTGTTCGCGGTCGAGACCTATCCGACGCTGCGGCAGATGGTCAGCCGGGTGACCGCCCGCCTCCGCCCGGGGCTCGACGCGGTGGACGTGATCCGGACCATCTTTCCCTGCGGCTCGGTGACCGGCGCGCCCAAGGTCGCCGCCATGCTGGCGCTCCGCCGGCTCGAGCCGGAACCGCGGGGCGCCTATACCGGCTCGATGGGGTGGATCGACCCCAACGGCAATGCCAGCTTCAACGTCCTCATCCGCACGCTGGCGACCCGCGAAGGGGAAGAGGCTGCGCGGATCGGGCTCGGCTCCGGGCTTGTGGTCGACTCGCAAGCGAGCGATGAGTGGGCCGAGTGCCTGGCCAAGGGAGCCTTCGTGACTGCCCAGCAACCGACCGTCGACCTCATCGAAACGATGCGTTTCGATCCGCGCGAGGGCGTGCTTGAGCTCGATCGCCATCTCGACCGGCTCGGCGCCTCGGCGCGGGCTTTGGGTTTCAGTTACGACCGCCACGCTGCCCGCAACGAGCTTCAGGCAGCGACCTTCAGCCGCAAACTGCCGGGTGTCGCCCGGCTGCTACTCTCACCGACCGGGACGATGGCGGTGGAGCTGCGCAACCTGCCCCCGGCCGCGCGGCCCCCGGTGACGGTCGCGCTTCGCCCCCTGCCTGTTCCGGCAAGTGATTTCCGTCTCAGCCACAAGACCACCGACCGAAGCTTCTACGACCGGGCGCAGGCCGAAGGCGGCGCGTTCGAGACTTTGTTCGTCGACCCCGACGGCAAGCTCACCGAGGGCAGCTTCACCAACCTGTTCGTCGAACGCGACGGCCAGCTGCTCACCCCGCCCGCCAGCCGCGGGCTGATGCCCGGCGTGCTCCGTGCCAAGCTGCTCGACGAGGGCCGCGCGGTCGAGGCGGATTTGACCCCCGACGATCTGGCGGGCGGCTTTCACATCGGCAACATGGTCCGCGGGCTGATCGCGGCTCGATTGGCTTAA
- the pdeM gene encoding ligase-associated DNA damage response endonuclease PdeM produces MVPLSFAGHDFLAEPQGALWWPARQALLVADLHLEKASWFAKLGQFLPPYDSIATLTALNELVDRTGAATLYCLGDSFHDKFGCDRLPEAACALLTGMTARLDWVWILGNHDPGFADHCGGRLVEEIAVDNLVLRHEAQPLDPRPELSGHYHPKLRLQLRGKRVSRRCFVASGSKLILPAFGALTGGLDAHHPEIMKKVGGSAAALIPVADRLLKFPLAA; encoded by the coding sequence ATGGTTCCGCTTTCGTTCGCTGGTCACGATTTCCTTGCCGAGCCCCAAGGCGCGCTGTGGTGGCCGGCGCGTCAAGCGCTGCTGGTTGCCGACCTGCACCTTGAGAAAGCGAGCTGGTTCGCCAAGCTCGGCCAGTTCCTGCCGCCCTACGACAGCATCGCGACGCTGACCGCGTTGAACGAACTGGTCGACCGCACCGGCGCCGCCACGCTCTACTGCCTGGGCGACAGCTTCCACGACAAGTTCGGCTGCGACCGGCTACCCGAGGCGGCGTGCGCGCTGCTCACCGGCATGACCGCCCGGCTCGACTGGGTGTGGATCCTCGGCAACCACGACCCGGGCTTCGCCGACCACTGCGGCGGCCGGCTGGTCGAGGAAATCGCGGTCGACAACCTGGTCCTCCGCCACGAAGCCCAGCCCTTGGACCCGCGGCCCGAACTGTCGGGCCATTACCATCCCAAGCTCCGCCTCCAGCTCCGCGGTAAGCGCGTCTCTCGACGCTGCTTTGTCGCCAGCGGGTCGAAGCTGATCCTGCCGGCGTTCGGCGCGCTCACCGGCGGTCTCGACGCGCACCATCCCGAGATCATGAAGAAAGTCGGCGGCTCGGCCGCGGCGTTGATTCCGGTCGCCGACCGGCTGCTGAAGTTTCCGCTGGCCGCGTGA
- a CDS encoding ligase-associated DNA damage response DEXH box helicase: MLERARAGRHALLVAATGAGKTLSGFLPTLVELAEQPDFDGLHTLYISPLKALGVDVQRNLLGPIGEMGLAIRVETRSGDTPSDRKARQRARPPHVLLTTPESLSLLLSYPDSFTLFANLKHVVIDEIHAFARDKRGDLLALSLARLQRIAPQLRRVGLSATVSDPDAYRGWLAPDADEEEVDLVIGDPGADADLSILIPDGRVPWSGHSGRYAARQVMELIEAHKTTLVFCNTRSLAELIFQELWKVNEQNLPLGIHHGSLALEARRKVEGAMADGRLRALVCTSSLDLGIDWGDVEMVVQMGAPKGSSRLLQRIGRANHRLDEPSQGTIVPGNRFEYLEARAALDAIDARELDPEIFRPGTLDTLAQHILACACAAPFEQADLLAELRSAAPYAGLQDEVYERVLQYIATGGYALKAYDKFRRLTEEPAGSGHWRITKPAVAVQHRMNAGIIVDNPMFDVRFKNGRMLGRVEEGFASTLTVGDHIFFAGLSLEVERMKDSDIIVRASTKEARLVTYGGQRMSMTTHLADRVRAYLASPEEWHRFPDDVREWLEVQQRRSRLPQPDELLVETFPFEKRHYMVMYSFEGWNAHQSLGMLITKRMEKLGLKPLGFVANDYAIAVYGLEKITDPAPLLSPDILEDEFVDWVEQSMLLKRAFREVAVIGGLVERQHPGKRKTGRQVSFSTDLIYDVLRKYEPEHLLMKAAWEDARARMTELGRLARLVERAAAQMVHVDVSRVTPMAVPLMVVIGREALPAGAAADDSLLIEAEALAAEAMRLD; this comes from the coding sequence ATGCTCGAACGGGCGCGGGCCGGACGCCACGCGTTGCTGGTCGCCGCGACGGGGGCGGGCAAGACACTGTCAGGCTTCCTGCCGACCTTGGTCGAGCTGGCCGAGCAGCCTGATTTCGACGGCCTCCACACCCTCTACATCTCGCCGCTGAAGGCGCTCGGGGTCGACGTGCAGCGCAACCTGCTTGGCCCGATCGGTGAGATGGGTCTGGCAATCCGGGTCGAGACGCGAAGCGGCGACACGCCGTCTGACCGCAAGGCGCGCCAGCGGGCGCGCCCGCCGCACGTCCTGCTGACCACGCCCGAATCCTTGAGCCTGCTGCTGAGCTACCCCGACAGTTTCACCCTCTTCGCCAACCTCAAGCACGTGGTGATCGACGAGATCCATGCCTTCGCCCGCGACAAGCGCGGCGACCTCCTCGCGCTGAGCCTCGCCCGGCTCCAGCGAATCGCGCCGCAGCTCCGCCGGGTGGGCCTGAGCGCCACCGTCAGCGATCCCGACGCCTATCGCGGCTGGCTCGCCCCCGATGCCGATGAGGAAGAGGTCGACCTCGTCATCGGCGACCCGGGCGCCGACGCCGACCTGTCGATCCTCATCCCCGACGGTCGCGTGCCCTGGTCGGGCCATTCGGGTCGCTACGCCGCCCGCCAAGTGATGGAGCTGATCGAGGCGCACAAGACGACGCTCGTCTTCTGCAACACCCGCAGCCTCGCCGAGCTGATTTTCCAGGAGCTGTGGAAGGTCAACGAGCAGAATCTGCCGCTCGGGATTCATCACGGCAGCCTCGCGCTCGAGGCGCGGCGCAAGGTCGAGGGGGCGATGGCCGACGGCCGGCTGCGGGCTTTGGTCTGCACCTCCAGCCTCGATCTCGGGATCGACTGGGGCGACGTCGAGATGGTCGTCCAGATGGGCGCGCCCAAGGGCTCGAGCCGCCTGCTCCAGCGGATCGGCCGCGCCAATCACCGGCTCGACGAGCCGAGCCAGGGTACCATCGTTCCCGGCAACCGCTTCGAATATCTCGAGGCGCGCGCCGCCCTGGACGCGATCGACGCGCGCGAGCTCGATCCCGAGATCTTCCGCCCGGGCACGCTCGACACGCTCGCCCAGCACATTCTGGCCTGCGCCTGCGCCGCCCCGTTCGAGCAGGCCGACCTGCTTGCCGAACTCCGCTCGGCCGCGCCTTATGCGGGCCTGCAGGACGAGGTGTACGAGCGCGTCCTCCAGTACATCGCCACCGGCGGCTATGCGCTCAAAGCCTATGACAAGTTCCGCCGCCTGACCGAGGAGCCGGCGGGCTCGGGCCACTGGCGGATCACCAAGCCCGCGGTCGCAGTGCAGCATCGGATGAACGCCGGGATCATCGTCGACAATCCGATGTTCGACGTCCGCTTCAAGAACGGCCGGATGCTCGGCCGGGTCGAGGAGGGGTTCGCCTCGACCCTCACCGTCGGCGACCACATCTTCTTCGCCGGCCTCAGCCTCGAGGTCGAGCGGATGAAGGACAGCGACATCATCGTCCGCGCCAGCACCAAGGAGGCGCGGCTGGTCACTTATGGCGGTCAGCGGATGAGCATGACGACGCACCTCGCCGACCGTGTCCGCGCTTATCTCGCGAGCCCCGAGGAATGGCATCGCTTCCCCGACGATGTGCGCGAATGGCTCGAAGTGCAGCAGCGCCGCTCGCGCCTGCCCCAGCCCGACGAACTGCTGGTCGAAACCTTCCCGTTCGAGAAGCGCCATTACATGGTGATGTACAGTTTCGAGGGCTGGAATGCGCACCAATCGCTCGGCATGTTGATCACCAAGCGGATGGAGAAGCTGGGGCTGAAGCCGCTCGGCTTCGTCGCCAACGACTACGCGATCGCGGTCTATGGGTTGGAGAAGATCACCGATCCCGCACCGTTGCTCTCGCCCGACATCCTCGAGGATGAATTCGTCGACTGGGTCGAGCAGTCGATGCTGCTGAAACGCGCTTTCCGTGAGGTGGCGGTGATCGGCGGGCTGGTCGAGCGCCAGCATCCGGGCAAGCGCAAGACGGGGCGCCAGGTCAGTTTCTCGACCGACCTCATCTACGACGTGCTGCGCAAATATGAGCCCGAGCATCTGCTGATGAAGGCGGCGTGGGAGGACGCACGCGCGCGGATGACCGAGCTTGGCCGGTTGGCCCGGCTGGTCGAGCGGGCGGCGGCGCAGATGGTCCATGTCGATGTCAGCCGGGTGACCCCGATGGCGGTGCCGCTGATGGTGGTGATCGGCCGCGAAGCACTGCCGGCGGGCGCGGCGGCGGATGACAGCCTGCTGATCGAGGCCGAAGCGCTGGCAGCGGAGGCGATGCGGCTGGATTGA
- a CDS encoding ligase-associated DNA damage response exonuclease: MARLGSWIQPHAEGIYVAPADAWVDPSQPKERALVTHGHADHARGGHGTVWATPATLAIMDVRYGQQNGCPVDYGQSVTVGEVEVSFVPAGHVLGSAQIILDYRGERVVVSGDYKRRADPTCEPFLPVPCDIFITEATFGLPVFRHPDAGGEIDRLLARLADNPDRCVVVGAYALGKAQRVISEARHRGHTAPIYVHGALERLNSLYQEWGVDLGELRPATGASKAELAGHLVMCPPGALNDRWSRRLPDPITAMASGWMRIRQRARQRNVELPLILSDHADWDELTATILELKPKEVWITHGREDALMHWCMTRQIKARELNLVGYEDDDEDG; encoded by the coding sequence ATGGCCCGTCTCGGTTCCTGGATACAGCCTCATGCAGAGGGCATCTACGTCGCACCCGCCGATGCCTGGGTCGACCCCTCGCAGCCAAAGGAGCGCGCGCTCGTCACACACGGCCACGCCGACCACGCGCGCGGCGGTCATGGCACGGTGTGGGCGACCCCGGCGACGCTGGCGATCATGGATGTCCGCTACGGCCAGCAAAACGGCTGCCCGGTCGACTATGGCCAGAGCGTCACCGTCGGCGAAGTCGAGGTCAGCTTCGTTCCGGCCGGCCACGTGCTCGGCAGCGCGCAGATCATCCTCGACTATCGCGGCGAGCGGGTGGTGGTGTCGGGCGACTACAAGCGGCGCGCCGACCCGACCTGCGAGCCGTTCCTGCCGGTCCCGTGCGACATCTTCATCACCGAGGCGACCTTCGGGCTGCCGGTATTCCGCCATCCCGATGCGGGGGGCGAGATCGACCGCCTGCTCGCCCGGCTGGCCGACAATCCCGACCGTTGCGTGGTGGTCGGCGCCTATGCGCTGGGCAAGGCGCAGCGGGTCATCAGCGAAGCTCGCCACCGCGGGCACACCGCGCCCATCTACGTCCACGGCGCGCTCGAAAGGCTGAATAGCCTCTACCAGGAATGGGGGGTCGACCTCGGCGAGTTGCGGCCCGCCACCGGGGCGAGCAAGGCCGAGCTCGCCGGACATCTGGTCATGTGTCCGCCCGGTGCGCTCAACGACCGCTGGTCGCGCCGCCTGCCCGACCCGATCACCGCGATGGCGAGCGGCTGGATGCGGATTCGCCAGCGCGCCCGCCAGCGCAACGTCGAGCTGCCGCTGATCCTGTCCGACCATGCCGACTGGGACGAGCTGACCGCCACCATCCTCGAGCTCAAGCCCAAGGAAGTGTGGATCACCCACGGCCGCGAGGACGCGCTGATGCACTGGTGCATGACCCGCCAGATCAAGGCGCGCGAGCTCAACCTCGTCGGCTATGAAGACGACGATGAGGACGGCTGA
- a CDS encoding DsbA family protein yields the protein MRTSIALAATVLALSLPGLAACKKSSSSQTAAATTADQSLKITQSSPPPGGSWLDVVNTTQDGYVRGNPNAKVKLLEIASLGCPVCKRFADEGVPPLKELVKSGQVSWEIRPYIIHGPIDLAANLIARCNGPQGFFPLAEAMYKDQLSWMGTIEKLPPAELDQMQSLPAQQVVKQMAERSGLQTLAAQHGLPSGKSNQCLADQKALENEVAATARVTDQYPDFKGTPTFVLNGKLLDQTSNWNALKPQLEAALKS from the coding sequence ATGCGAACCTCGATTGCCCTTGCCGCCACGGTACTGGCGCTGAGCCTGCCGGGCCTTGCCGCCTGCAAGAAGAGTAGCAGCAGCCAGACCGCCGCCGCGACGACCGCCGACCAGTCGCTCAAGATCACCCAGTCGAGCCCGCCGCCGGGCGGGAGCTGGCTCGACGTCGTCAACACCACCCAGGACGGCTACGTCCGCGGCAATCCCAACGCCAAGGTCAAGCTGCTCGAGATCGCCTCGCTCGGCTGCCCGGTGTGCAAGCGCTTCGCCGACGAGGGCGTCCCGCCGCTCAAGGAACTGGTGAAGAGCGGGCAGGTCAGCTGGGAAATCCGCCCTTACATCATCCACGGGCCGATCGACCTCGCCGCCAACCTGATCGCGCGCTGCAACGGACCGCAGGGCTTCTTCCCGCTGGCCGAGGCGATGTACAAGGATCAGCTGAGCTGGATGGGCACGATCGAGAAGCTGCCGCCGGCCGAACTCGACCAGATGCAATCGCTCCCTGCTCAGCAGGTGGTCAAGCAGATGGCTGAGCGTTCCGGCCTGCAGACGCTTGCCGCGCAGCACGGCTTGCCGAGCGGCAAGAGCAACCAGTGCCTGGCCGACCAGAAGGCGCTCGAGAATGAAGTCGCGGCGACGGCGCGGGTGACCGATCAGTATCCCGACTTCAAGGGCACCCCGACCTTCGTGCTCAACGGCAAGCTGCTCGACCAGACCTCGAACTGGAACGCGCTCAAGCCGCAGCTCGAGGCTGCGCTCAAGAGCTGA